The following coding sequences are from one Campylobacter sp. RM16187 window:
- a CDS encoding restriction endonuclease subunit S, with product MTAQQLKNSILILAISGKLVPQDPHDEPASKLVEQIRKEKDRLIKEKKIKPSKFDSIIFKGEDNLHYEKIGRETRCIEDEIPFEIPSSWTWARLREVVLSNIGGGTPSKSNPNYWNGNISWASVKDLAMDSLNLKNTFDKISELGLRNSTSNLIPSGTIIICARMGLGKIVISDIDVAINQDLRALIFSNFIFKKYFVYFYKTLKFNGQGLTVKGITLDEIYNILIPLPPLQEQKRIVDKLEEILPLVEKYKEDKEKLDELNLNFPLKLKKSILDYAIKGKLVEQNLEDESVEILLQKIREEKQRLIKDKKLKADKFPQSTIFIGEDNSPYEKIGRETRCIADEIPFEIPKNWAWVRLGEVCDIINGFTPLRSNADFWQNGDIPWFTIDDMRECGKQISSTRQFISQKAIGENSKRLLPPNSILLCCTASIGEYAITKIPLTTNQQFNGIVIKTKYKIFCNAKFLFWVMPTLKSTLLNLAGKTTFEFVSVQKVSQILIPLPPLPEQKRIVAKIEELLKFVDIL from the coding sequence ATGACGGCACAACAGCTAAAAAACTCCATCTTAATTTTAGCAATCAGCGGTAAATTAGTACCGCAAGATCCGCATGACGAACCGGCATCTAAGCTAGTAGAGCAAATTCGAAAGGAAAAGGATAGGCTTATAAAAGAGAAAAAGATCAAGCCGTCAAAATTTGATAGCATTATCTTCAAAGGTGAAGATAATTTACATTATGAGAAGATAGGCAGAGAAACTCGCTGCATCGAAGATGAAATTCCGTTTGAGATACCGAGTAGCTGGACATGGGCGAGATTGAGGGAAGTTGTTTTAAGTAATATTGGTGGCGGAACTCCATCAAAAAGCAATCCTAACTATTGGAATGGAAATATCAGTTGGGCTAGTGTTAAAGATTTAGCCATGGATAGTTTGAATTTAAAAAACACATTTGATAAAATTTCAGAGCTAGGACTTCGCAATTCAACGTCAAACCTTATTCCGAGTGGAACTATTATTATATGCGCCAGAATGGGTCTTGGCAAAATAGTTATTTCCGACATAGATGTTGCTATAAACCAAGATTTAAGAGCATTGATATTTTCAAATTTCATTTTTAAAAAGTATTTTGTTTATTTCTATAAAACGTTAAAATTCAATGGACAAGGATTGACTGTTAAAGGTATTACATTAGATGAAATTTACAATATCTTAATCCCCCTCCCGCCACTGCAAGAGCAAAAACGTATAGTAGATAAGCTTGAAGAGATATTGCCGCTTGTTGAAAAGTATAAAGAAGATAAAGAAAAGCTAGACGAGTTAAATTTAAACTTTCCGTTAAAACTTAAAAAATCCATACTTGACTATGCTATCAAAGGTAAGCTCGTAGAACAAAATTTAGAAGATGAAAGCGTAGAAATACTGCTTCAAAAGATAAGAGAAGAAAAGCAAAGACTAATTAAAGACAAAAAGCTAAAAGCCGATAAATTCCCTCAATCTACTATTTTTATAGGTGAAGATAATTCCCCTTATGAGAAGATAGGCAGAGAAACTCGTTGCATCGCAGATGAAATTCCGTTTGAGATACCGAAGAATTGGGCGTGGGTGAGGCTGGGGGAAGTTTGCGATATTATCAATGGCTTTACACCACTGCGATCAAATGCGGATTTTTGGCAAAATGGAGATATTCCTTGGTTTACAATTGATGATATGAGAGAATGTGGTAAGCAAATATCATCAACTAGACAATTTATCTCACAAAAAGCTATTGGAGAAAATTCTAAACGTTTGCTTCCACCAAATTCTATTCTACTATGCTGTACGGCTTCGATTGGAGAATACGCCATAACAAAAATTCCACTTACTACCAATCAGCAATTTAATGGCATTGTTATAAAAACCAAATATAAAATTTTTTGTAATGCTAAATTTCTCTTTTGGGTGATGCCGACATTAAAAAGTACACTTTTAAATTTAGCAGGCAAAACTACATTTGAATTTGTTTCTGTTCAAAAAGTTTCTCAAATTTTAATTCCCCTTCCGCCACTACCCGAACAAAAACGTATAGTCGCAAAGATAGAAGAGCTTTTAAAATTCGTAGACATTTTGTGA
- a CDS encoding type II toxin-antitoxin system RelE/ParE family toxin encodes MRIKSDEGIEGIARSIYCYEIGKRIIILLTFVKKTQKTPKSILNLAEQRLKEFKDGNR; translated from the coding sequence ATACGTATAAAGTCTGATGAAGGAATAGAAGGAATAGCTAGAAGCATATATTGTTATGAAATCGGTAAAAGAATAATAATCCTACTAACTTTTGTTAAAAAAACACAAAAGACGCCTAAAAGTATATTAAATTTGGCAGAACAAAGATTAAAGGAGTTTAAAGATGGGAACCGTTAA
- a CDS encoding type II toxin-antitoxin system prevent-host-death family antitoxin: MPQIVPIRDLRNTNEISQLCHAKDEPIFVTKNGYGDLVVMSMKTYESLTKISDIDNAISSSEAKIKDEGSLLDAKDALKSLRGKYFE; this comes from the coding sequence ATGCCTCAAATAGTACCTATAAGAGATTTAAGAAATACGAATGAAATTTCCCAACTTTGTCACGCCAAAGACGAGCCGATATTCGTTACCAAAAACGGATATGGCGATCTGGTCGTAATGAGTATGAAAACCTATGAGTCTTTAACTAAGATATCAGATATTGATAACGCTATATCGTCGTCTGAAGCTAAGATTAAAGATGAAGGATCTCTGCTGGATGCCAAAGATGCCCTAAAATCGCTTCGTGGAAAGTATTTTGAGTAG
- a CDS encoding restriction endonuclease subunit S produces MSSLDNLHYEKIGRETRCIEDEIPFEIPSSWTWARLREVVLSNIGGGTPSKSNPNYWNGNISWASVKDLAMDSLNLKNTFDKISELGLRNSTSNLIPSGTIIICARMGLGKIVISDIDVAINQDLRALIFSNFIFKKYFVYFYKTLKFNGQGLTVKGITLDEIYNILIPLPPLQEQKRIVDKLEEILPLVEKYKEDKEKLDELNLNFPLKLKKSILDYAIKGKLVEQNLEDESVEILLQKIREEKQRLIKDKKLKADKFPQSTIFIGEDNSPYEKIGRETRCIADEIPFEIPKNWAWVRLGEVGLIYTGDSINQAQKLAKYTNLKDGRHYIATKDVGFDGVINYENSVKIPFNESKFKVAPKDSVLLCVEGGSAGKKIGYLNYDVCFGNKLCCFNPLLVNSKFIFYYLQSQIFLDSFTQKISGIISGVSLNAVKTIIIALPPLSEQKQIVKKIESLLPLLKS; encoded by the coding sequence TTGTCAAGCCTGGATAATTTACATTATGAGAAGATAGGCAGAGAAACTCGCTGCATCGAAGATGAAATTCCGTTTGAGATACCGAGTAGCTGGACATGGGCGAGATTGAGGGAAGTTGTTTTAAGTAATATTGGTGGCGGAACTCCATCAAAAAGCAATCCTAACTATTGGAATGGAAATATCAGTTGGGCTAGTGTTAAAGATTTAGCCATGGATAGTTTGAATTTAAAAAACACATTTGATAAAATTTCAGAGCTAGGACTTCGCAATTCAACGTCAAACCTTATTCCGAGTGGAACTATTATTATATGCGCCAGAATGGGTCTTGGCAAAATAGTTATTTCCGACATAGATGTTGCTATAAACCAAGATTTAAGAGCATTGATATTTTCAAATTTCATTTTTAAAAAGTATTTTGTTTATTTCTATAAAACGTTAAAATTCAATGGACAAGGATTGACTGTTAAAGGTATTACATTAGATGAAATTTACAATATCTTAATCCCCCTCCCGCCACTGCAAGAGCAAAAACGTATAGTAGATAAGCTTGAAGAGATATTGCCGCTTGTTGAAAAGTATAAAGAAGATAAAGAAAAGCTAGACGAGTTAAATTTAAACTTTCCGTTAAAACTTAAAAAATCCATACTTGACTATGCTATCAAAGGTAAGCTCGTAGAACAAAATTTAGAAGATGAAAGCGTAGAAATACTGCTTCAAAAGATAAGAGAAGAAAAGCAAAGACTAATTAAAGACAAAAAGCTAAAAGCCGATAAATTCCCTCAATCTACTATTTTTATAGGTGAAGATAATTCCCCTTATGAGAAGATAGGCAGAGAAACTCGTTGCATCGCAGATGAAATTCCGTTTGAGATACCGAAGAATTGGGCGTGGGTGAGGCTGGGGGAAGTTGGTTTGATTTATACTGGCGATAGTATAAATCAAGCTCAAAAATTGGCAAAATATACGAATTTAAAAGATGGTAGACACTACATAGCTACAAAAGATGTCGGCTTTGATGGCGTGATAAATTATGAAAATAGCGTAAAAATTCCTTTTAACGAAAGTAAATTCAAGGTCGCTCCAAAAGATAGCGTTTTGCTTTGCGTAGAAGGTGGAAGTGCCGGTAAAAAGATAGGTTATCTTAATTACGATGTGTGTTTTGGCAATAAACTATGTTGCTTTAATCCATTACTGGTAAATTCAAAATTTATATTTTATTATTTGCAAAGTCAAATTTTCCTAGATAGTTTTACGCAAAAGATATCGGGTATTATCTCTGGTGTTAGTTTAAATGCCGTTAAAACCATAATTATAGCCCTTCCGCCCCTGTCCGAGCAAAAGCAAATAGTCAAAAAAATAGAATCGTTATTACCGCTTTTAAAATCTTGA
- a CDS encoding helix-turn-helix domain-containing protein: MGTVNFREVLKEELKNPEFKAQYDALEDEYKAIEALIDARNKAGLTQSEVAKRMGITQSAVARIESGAYNIKYKTFFNYIKACGKRVAIV, from the coding sequence ATGGGAACCGTTAATTTTAGAGAAGTTTTAAAAGAGGAGCTAAAAAATCCGGAATTTAAAGCGCAATACGATGCGCTGGAGGACGAATATAAAGCCATAGAAGCTTTAATAGACGCTAGAAACAAAGCCGGACTAACTCAAAGCGAAGTAGCTAAAAGGATGGGCATAACCCAATCAGCTGTAGCCAGAATAGAAAGCGGAGCGTATAATATAAAATACAAAACATTCTTTAACTACATAAAAGCTTGCGGCAAAAGAGTAGCGATAGTGTGA
- a CDS encoding type II toxin-antitoxin system RelE/ParE family toxin yields METAILSLDEMPYRGATRKVGIYANAGYRQLFIENYTIVYRIDEGKKLVIIVTVRYTPSVL; encoded by the coding sequence ATGGAGACCGCTATACTAAGCTTAGATGAGATGCCTTATAGGGGAGCTACTAGAAAAGTGGGTATATATGCAAATGCTGGCTATAGGCAGCTTTTCATAGAAAACTATACTATAGTCTATAGGATAGATGAAGGCAAGAAGCTCGTGATTATAGTTACGGTTAGATATACGCCTAGTGTTTTGTAA
- a CDS encoding tyrosine-type recombinase/integrase, with product MINQFKTYLTNQNLSQNTIFAYIFALKQYLSRYDDISRQNLQAYKLYLIENNSPKTVNLRLRAINCYLQSIKKPKLQLSFVKVQQKSFLQNIISKADYEYFKSCLLKNGHKKWYFVVRFLAATGVRVSELVKFKAEHVVIGYFDIYSKGAKMRRIYIPKSLQVSAKKWLDESGIESGFIFLNRFSKPITPRGIASELKKFARIYGLDQSVIYPHSFRHLFAKNFLASCNDIAFLADLMGHTSIQTTRIYLRRTAAEQRELIDSVIDW from the coding sequence ATGATAAATCAGTTTAAAACTTATCTAACGAACCAAAATTTGTCGCAAAATACTATTTTTGCCTACATATTTGCTCTAAAGCAGTATTTAAGTCGCTATGATGATATTTCGCGACAAAATTTGCAAGCTTACAAGCTCTACCTCATAGAAAACAACAGCCCAAAGACAGTAAATTTAAGACTTCGCGCGATTAACTGCTACCTTCAAAGCATAAAAAAGCCCAAGCTACAGTTAAGTTTTGTCAAAGTTCAACAAAAAAGTTTTTTGCAAAACATTATCAGCAAGGCAGACTATGAGTACTTTAAGTCTTGCCTGCTAAAAAATGGGCACAAAAAATGGTATTTTGTCGTGCGGTTTTTGGCGGCTACTGGCGTGCGTGTAAGCGAACTAGTTAAATTTAAAGCTGAGCATGTTGTGATTGGCTACTTTGACATATACTCAAAGGGTGCAAAAATGCGACGAATTTATATTCCCAAATCTTTGCAAGTCTCGGCAAAAAAGTGGCTCGATGAGAGCGGCATAGAAAGCGGCTTTATATTTTTAAACAGATTTAGCAAACCCATTACGCCGCGTGGAATAGCTAGTGAACTTAAGAAATTTGCTAGGATCTACGGACTTGATCAGTCGGTTATTTATCCGCATTCTTTTCGTCATCTTTTTGCTAAAAATTTCTTAGCTAGTTGCAACGACATCGCGTTCTTGGCTGACTTGATGGGGCATACTAGCATCCAAACTACGCGAATTTATCTACGCAGAACGGCCGCCGAGCAACGTGAGCTAATAGATAGCGTGATAGACTGGTAG
- a CDS encoding class I SAM-dependent DNA methyltransferase encodes MSLGNFIKRLQDIMRNDAGINGDAQRIEQITWILFLKIYDAKESEWEIDDDNYRSIMPTNLRYSSWAIDNKDGKALTGDELLNFVNNELFVTLKNITITPQTTTRQAIVKKAFEDNNNYMKDGVLLRQVINVINELNFENFKERHAFGEIYETILKSLQSAGNAGEFYTPRAVTDFMAKMIRPKIGEKVADFACGTGGFLTSALKELDLQIQTADEREIYKDSVYGIEKKALPFLLSATNLLLHDIDNPQIYHDNALEKDIRDYTPEDKFDVILMNPPYGGSEKDNIKSNFPIELRSSETADLFMNVIMARLKFKGRAAVVLPDGFLFGTDNAKVAIKTKLLNEFNLHTIVRLPHSVFAPYTSITTNILFFNASEPTSKIWFYRLDMPEGQKNFSKTKPMKFEHFTPVISWWDNREEINIDGFDKSKCFTINEIKERNYNLDLCGFPSESEEVKDPFVLIAEYQKHRAELNASIDDTISKILEILNQKA; translated from the coding sequence ATGAGCTTAGGAAATTTTATAAAAAGACTACAAGACATTATGAGAAATGATGCAGGTATCAACGGAGATGCCCAAAGAATAGAACAAATAACGTGGATATTGTTTTTAAAAATTTACGATGCAAAAGAGAGCGAATGGGAGATCGATGACGATAACTATCGCTCTATTATGCCAACAAATTTGCGCTACTCCAGCTGGGCGATAGATAACAAAGACGGCAAGGCATTAACCGGCGACGAACTTTTAAATTTTGTAAATAACGAGCTTTTCGTAACTCTAAAAAATATCACCATCACCCCACAGACCACTACTCGCCAAGCCATCGTAAAAAAGGCATTTGAGGACAATAATAACTACATGAAAGACGGAGTTTTGCTTCGTCAAGTGATAAACGTGATAAACGAGCTAAATTTTGAAAATTTTAAAGAGAGACACGCGTTTGGCGAAATTTATGAAACGATATTAAAAAGCTTGCAAAGCGCTGGAAACGCCGGAGAGTTTTATACGCCGCGCGCCGTGACCGACTTTATGGCTAAGATGATTAGGCCTAAAATTGGAGAAAAAGTTGCGGATTTTGCTTGCGGAACCGGCGGATTTTTAACATCGGCACTTAAAGAACTAGACTTGCAGATACAAACTGCAGACGAGAGAGAAATTTATAAAGATAGCGTCTATGGTATTGAGAAAAAGGCGTTACCGTTTTTGCTAAGCGCGACAAATTTATTATTGCACGACATTGACAATCCGCAAATTTACCACGATAATGCACTAGAAAAGGATATTAGAGACTACACGCCAGAGGATAAATTTGATGTGATTTTGATGAATCCACCATACGGAGGCAGTGAAAAAGATAACATAAAAAGTAACTTTCCTATTGAGCTTAGAAGCTCAGAGACTGCGGATTTATTTATGAACGTCATAATGGCTAGGCTAAAATTTAAGGGTCGTGCAGCTGTTGTCTTGCCGGATGGATTTTTATTTGGTACCGACAATGCAAAGGTGGCTATAAAAACTAAACTCTTAAACGAATTTAACCTACACACTATCGTACGTTTGCCGCATTCAGTCTTTGCGCCATATACTTCAATTACGACAAATATTTTATTTTTTAACGCTAGTGAGCCGACAAGCAAAATTTGGTTTTACCGCCTGGATATGCCTGAAGGACAAAAAAATTTCAGCAAGACAAAGCCGATGAAGTTCGAGCATTTTACGCCCGTGATATCATGGTGGGATAATCGCGAAGAGATCAACATTGATGGCTTTGATAAGTCAAAATGCTTTACTATAAACGAGATAAAAGAGCGAAATTACAATCTTGATCTTTGCGGTTTTCCAAGTGAGAGCGAAGAGGTAAAAGACCCGTTTGTGCTAATAGCCGAATATCAAAAACATAGAGCGGAGCTAAATGCCAGCATCGATGATACGATCTCTAAAATTTTAGAGATATTAAATCAAAAGGCGTAA